One window of the Eucalyptus grandis isolate ANBG69807.140 chromosome 6, ASM1654582v1, whole genome shotgun sequence genome contains the following:
- the LOC104416884 gene encoding uncharacterized protein LOC104416884 isoform X1 yields the protein MLEAVQSSVNGGGLSQLQSCGGGGDSSEEELSVLPRHTKVVVTGNNRTKSVLVGLQGVVKKAVGLGGWHWLVLTNGIEVKLQRNALSVIEAPTGNEEDDDLDFENGQWNGSDMASDDTQKSHKSRHRVHKSSGSSHKTMSRSLSCDSHSKGSISFPRGSTKVDLSKLETAALWRYLRHFNLVDAIPNPSKEQLINIVQRHFMSQQMDELQVIVGFVHAAKRMKNAGKLTREK from the exons ATGCTGGAAGCAGTGCAGAGCTCAGTGAACGGAGGAGGACTGTCTCAGTTGCAGAGCTGCGGCGGGGGCGGCGACAGCAGCGAGGAGGAGCTCTCCGTGCTGCCGCGTCACACCAAGGTCGTCGTCACCGGCAACAACCGCACCAAGTCGGTGCTCGTCGGCCTCCAGGGCGTCGTCAAGAAGGCCGTCGGCCTCGGGGGGTGGCATTGGCTG GTTCTGACCAATGGAATCGAAGTTAAGCTTCAACGAAATGCGCTTAGCGTGATTGAAGCTCCAACTGGAAATGAGGAAGATGATGACCTTGATTTTGAGAATGGACAATGGAATGGATCAGATATGG CGTCAGATGACACTCAGAAGTCACACAAATCGAGGCATCGGGTGCATAAATCATCTGGGTCCTCCCACAAGACTATGAGCCGGTCCCTCTCTTGTGATTCACACTCTaaaggatctatttcatttccCCGTGGGTCCACA AAGGTTGACCTTAGCAAATTGGAGACAGCTGCTTTGTGGAGATATTTACGACATTTTAATCTT GTGGATGCTATCCCCAACCCATCAAAAGAGCAACTAATCAATATTGTTCAGAGGCATTTCATGTCGCAG CAAATGGACGAGCTGCAGGTTATTGTGGGGTTTGTTCATGCTGCGAAGAGGATGAAAAATGCTGGAAAGTTAACCCGAGAGAAATGA
- the LOC104416884 gene encoding uncharacterized protein LOC104416884 isoform X2, translating to MLEAVQSSVNGGGLSQLQSCGGGGDSSEEELSVLPRHTKVVVTGNNRTKSVLVGLQGVVKKAVGLGGWHWLVLTNGIEVKLQRNALSVIEAPTGNEEDDDLDFENGQWNGSDMASDDTQKSHKSRHRVHKSSGSSHKTMSRSLSCDSHSKGSISFPRGSTVDLSKLETAALWRYLRHFNLVDAIPNPSKEQLINIVQRHFMSQQMDELQVIVGFVHAAKRMKNAGKLTREK from the exons ATGCTGGAAGCAGTGCAGAGCTCAGTGAACGGAGGAGGACTGTCTCAGTTGCAGAGCTGCGGCGGGGGCGGCGACAGCAGCGAGGAGGAGCTCTCCGTGCTGCCGCGTCACACCAAGGTCGTCGTCACCGGCAACAACCGCACCAAGTCGGTGCTCGTCGGCCTCCAGGGCGTCGTCAAGAAGGCCGTCGGCCTCGGGGGGTGGCATTGGCTG GTTCTGACCAATGGAATCGAAGTTAAGCTTCAACGAAATGCGCTTAGCGTGATTGAAGCTCCAACTGGAAATGAGGAAGATGATGACCTTGATTTTGAGAATGGACAATGGAATGGATCAGATATGG CGTCAGATGACACTCAGAAGTCACACAAATCGAGGCATCGGGTGCATAAATCATCTGGGTCCTCCCACAAGACTATGAGCCGGTCCCTCTCTTGTGATTCACACTCTaaaggatctatttcatttccCCGTGGGTCCACA GTTGACCTTAGCAAATTGGAGACAGCTGCTTTGTGGAGATATTTACGACATTTTAATCTT GTGGATGCTATCCCCAACCCATCAAAAGAGCAACTAATCAATATTGTTCAGAGGCATTTCATGTCGCAG CAAATGGACGAGCTGCAGGTTATTGTGGGGTTTGTTCATGCTGCGAAGAGGATGAAAAATGCTGGAAAGTTAACCCGAGAGAAATGA
- the LOC104417076 gene encoding NAC domain-containing protein 105 yields MSPPAAEPLADIKFDCSHEELFMLLECILSGSSLPRNVITDSNPYDYRPENLPEDIWYLIRSEDNRAIENGFWKPKGNPLKVPLNSSISGWITTLVFCDPQALEDFKTDWIMQEYKITWDGLNCDTRAKGVNCLCRVFQEHVHQVDQKMAQTFDGSDISRGNNNLSTASLTITSRSNAEKGSTSNHQAVAADILQNHPLEDLHADVDLLDGFLELQDLENPQSPSSSSDNSSCVTMSSDECFDSLALLRDIEAERLQEVEKKDEHAKFSVSTVKPSNVVTHEVTSGSFTSHEREDIPKTGSSLLNTAPAIRSKAVDRRNPKHVLGDGESQSGCENIASHASTSEDTSALERRRKSDKKNKMFKKLCFLPFQFLF; encoded by the exons ATGTCTCCTCCGGCAGCTGAGCCTTTGGCTGATATCAAATTTGATTGTTCTCATGAGGAGCTGTTCATGTTGTTGGAGTGCATTTTAAGTGGAAGTTCTCTTCCGCGGAATGTAATCACTGATTCAAATCCCTACGACTATCGGCCTGAAAATTTACCAG AAGATATTTGGTACTTGATACGTTCAGAGGACAATAGAGCTATAGAGAATGGATTCTGGAAGCCCAAAGGGAATCCCCTTAAAGTACCATTAAATTCCTCCATTAGCGGCTGGATAACAACTCTCGTGTTCTGTGATCCTCAAGCTTTGGAGGATTTTAAGACCGATTGGATAATGCAGGAGTACAAAATAACATGGGATGGGTTAAATTGCGACACCAGGGCAAAG GGGGTCAATTGTCTATGCAGAGTTTTCCAAGAACATGTACATCAAGTTGACCAGAAAATGGCCCAAACATTTGATGGTTCTGACATCTCTAGGGGAAACAACAACCTGTCAACTGCTTCTCTTACCATTACCTCCAGGAGCAATGCTGAAAAAGGATCCACAAGCAACCACCAG GCTGTTGCAGCAGATATTCTGCAGAACCATCCTTTGGAAGATCTGCATGCAGATGTTGATCTCTTGGATGGCTTCTTGGAGCTACAAGATCTTGAAAATCCTCAGTCACCTTCCTCTAGTTCAGACAATTCTAGTTGCGTGACCATGTCATCAGATGAATGTTTTGATTCATTGGCCCTTTTGCGAGACATTGAGGCTGAACGGCTCCAAGAGGTGGAGAAGAAGGATGAGCATGCTAAGTTCAGTGTATCAACTGTTAAACCATCCAATGTGGTAACGCATGAAGTGACTTCAG GATCATTTACCAGTCATGAACGTGAAGACATCCCCAAAACTGGTTCCTCTCTTCTCAATACAGCTCCAGCTATAAGAAGTAAAGCAGTAGATAGAAGGAATCCGAAGCATGTACTTGGAGATGGGGAAAGCCAATCTGGTTGCGAAAATATTGCATCCCATGCTTCAACAAGTGAAGATACTTCAGCATTGGAAAGGAGACGGAAGTctgataagaaaaataagatgtTTAAGAAGTTGTGCTTCTTGCCTTTTCAGTTCCTGTTCTGA